One part of the Streptomyces sp. NBC_00286 genome encodes these proteins:
- a CDS encoding ABC transporter substrate-binding protein, with protein sequence MHKSRTVGLAATALAFTLAVAGCSTKAETAGTAAAPGVSDSTIKLGVLMDLSGPFAGTGKTILDASNVAVKEINAAGGVCDRKLALVTRDHGYDPQKAVAAYDEMDPQVLGYLNILGSPVVTALRDKIEAKDELAGLTTFASTLLGDEHLIVLGATYDIQTINGLDWLAKKGALRSGDSVGHIYLQGEIGENSLRGSKFAAGKLGLKIVGQQIEPAATDLTSQVNALKSAKVKAIVVDSTPKQAASVAAVAQAAGMEVPIMGGVSTFATSLLKTSAAPALTEHYTRLSGLGALGADNAAARKLAAAWRDQNGKAPEASSGVVHAYAMTKLYAEILGKSCEDLTRPGVLKARGAVTDFTLPGLLPPQDFSDPAEPSSREAQVLGVDKDVFAGVKALGDFFASDLAKEYKVPSAG encoded by the coding sequence ATGCACAAATCGCGCACAGTCGGCCTGGCGGCCACGGCCCTGGCCTTCACGCTGGCGGTTGCCGGCTGCTCCACCAAGGCCGAAACGGCCGGGACCGCCGCCGCGCCCGGGGTCAGCGACTCCACCATCAAGCTCGGGGTGCTGATGGACCTGTCGGGCCCGTTCGCGGGCACCGGCAAGACGATCCTCGACGCGAGCAACGTCGCCGTGAAGGAGATCAACGCGGCAGGCGGTGTCTGCGACCGGAAGCTGGCACTCGTCACCCGCGACCACGGCTACGACCCGCAGAAGGCCGTCGCCGCGTACGACGAGATGGATCCGCAGGTCCTCGGCTATCTGAACATCCTCGGCTCACCGGTCGTCACGGCGCTGCGGGACAAGATCGAGGCGAAGGACGAACTCGCCGGCCTGACCACGTTCGCGTCGACCCTGCTCGGGGACGAGCACCTGATCGTCCTGGGCGCCACGTACGACATCCAGACGATCAACGGCCTGGACTGGCTCGCGAAGAAGGGCGCACTGCGCAGCGGCGATTCCGTCGGGCATATCTACCTCCAGGGAGAAATCGGCGAGAACAGCCTGCGGGGCAGCAAGTTCGCCGCGGGGAAGCTGGGGTTGAAGATCGTCGGCCAACAGATCGAACCCGCCGCAACCGACCTCACCAGCCAGGTCAACGCGCTCAAGTCGGCGAAGGTCAAGGCGATCGTGGTGGACTCGACGCCCAAGCAGGCGGCTTCGGTGGCGGCAGTGGCGCAGGCGGCCGGCATGGAGGTGCCGATCATGGGCGGGGTGTCGACCTTCGCCACCAGCCTGCTCAAGACGTCTGCGGCGCCCGCGCTCACCGAGCACTACACCAGGCTCTCCGGGCTGGGCGCCCTCGGCGCGGACAACGCCGCCGCTCGCAAGCTGGCCGCTGCCTGGAGGGACCAGAACGGTAAGGCACCGGAGGCCAGCAGCGGAGTCGTCCACGCCTACGCCATGACCAAGCTCTACGCCGAGATACTCGGCAAGAGCTGCGAGGACCTCACCCGCCCGGGCGTGCTCAAGGCCCGCGGCGCTGTCACCGACTTCACGCTACCGGGCCTGCTCCCGCCTCAGGACTTCTCCGATCCCGCTGAACCCAGTTCGCGCGAGGCCCAGGTGCTGGGTGTGGACAAGGATGTCTTCGCCGGAGTCAAAGCACTCGGTGACTTCTTCGCATCGGACCTGGCGAAGGAGTACAAGGTGCCGTCGGCCGGATGA
- a CDS encoding branched-chain amino acid ABC transporter permease — protein sequence MPETSRFPMAGRVPALCALTAALVVLLALPLYVSAFWLNMGLFAMAAAVGAIGLTILLGAAGQLSLGHAFFVAVGAYGYAFLAGESGGGVSGLGLPPLLAAVLAVLLAGVCGLLFSPVSSRLRGIYLGIASLGLVFLGHHLLQNMKPVTGGFEGRTVVPMSIGGFSFSDQADVTVLGVPFGAAESQWYLFLVVTVGAALLGRNVLRGRPGRALRLMKDSEIGASAMGVDIRRTKAAVFVLSSMYAGAAGVLTALAFQRTVPDYFSLHLSVNYLVMVILGGLGSVGGAIAGSVFVVTLPLLFSRYADSLPFVTGAGGQGLDASTAAQFVYGAVVIVAVIVQPGGLAALAGAVRPLRSRRPAAAATP from the coding sequence GTGCCTGAGACGTCCCGGTTCCCCATGGCAGGGCGTGTGCCGGCCCTGTGCGCGCTGACCGCCGCCCTGGTGGTCCTCCTGGCGCTGCCCCTGTATGTCTCCGCGTTCTGGCTGAACATGGGCCTGTTCGCGATGGCGGCGGCGGTCGGCGCGATCGGCCTCACCATCCTGCTCGGCGCGGCGGGACAGTTGTCCCTGGGACACGCCTTCTTCGTCGCCGTCGGCGCATACGGCTATGCCTTCCTGGCCGGAGAAAGCGGCGGCGGGGTGTCCGGTCTCGGCCTCCCCCCGCTACTCGCCGCAGTCCTGGCCGTCCTGCTGGCGGGCGTCTGCGGCCTGCTGTTCAGCCCGGTCTCCAGTCGCCTGCGCGGCATCTACCTGGGCATCGCCTCCCTGGGCCTGGTGTTCCTCGGCCACCATCTGCTGCAGAACATGAAGCCGGTGACAGGCGGTTTCGAGGGCCGGACCGTCGTGCCGATGTCGATCGGCGGGTTCTCCTTCTCCGACCAGGCGGACGTCACCGTTCTGGGCGTTCCGTTCGGTGCCGCCGAGAGCCAGTGGTATCTGTTCCTCGTCGTCACCGTCGGGGCGGCGCTGCTCGGCCGCAACGTCCTGCGCGGCCGGCCCGGCAGGGCGCTGAGGCTCATGAAGGACAGCGAGATCGGCGCGAGCGCCATGGGCGTCGACATACGACGCACCAAGGCGGCCGTCTTCGTACTGTCGTCGATGTATGCCGGCGCCGCCGGTGTGCTCACGGCACTGGCCTTCCAGCGCACCGTCCCCGACTACTTCAGCCTCCACCTGTCGGTCAACTATCTGGTGATGGTCATCCTGGGCGGCCTCGGATCCGTGGGTGGCGCGATCGCCGGTTCGGTCTTCGTCGTGACGCTGCCCCTGCTGTTCTCCCGCTACGCGGATTCCCTGCCGTTCGTCACCGGGGCCGGCGGGCAGGGACTGGACGCTTCGACAGCGGCCCAGTTCGTGTACGGCGCGGTCGTCATCGTGGCCGTGATCGTCCAGCCGGGCGGTCTGGCGGCGCTGGCCGGCGCCGTTCGACCGCTACGAAGCCGCCGCCCGGCCGCGGCCGCCACTCCCTGA
- a CDS encoding CaiB/BaiF CoA transferase family protein encodes MNEEQDQERANGAVPDAAPGPLTGLRVIELGGIGPGPFCAMLLADAGADVIRVERPSDVAGTPDPVLHRGRRSAAIDLKHPEGVDAVLDLVADADVLLEGFRPGVAERLGVGPGPCLDRNPRLVYGRMTGFGQDGPLAPRAGHDINYIALSGALGAIGPADGPPVLPLNLLGDFGGGGALLAFGVLCAVVQAGATGKGQVVDAAMVDGSAQLMAMIYGRLHEGRWTDRRGVNYLDGTAPFYGVYRCSDGEYVAVGAIEAPFFATLLERLGLVADADFAQQWDRSRWPVMRRRLAEVFAARTRDDWAAVFTDADACVTPVLSLAEAPHHPHNAARGTFLTDGTGVLQPAPAPRFGSSTPRRHPRPAPLPGEHTAQVLAETGRNPEQIKKLFDAEVVR; translated from the coding sequence GTGAACGAAGAACAGGACCAGGAACGTGCGAACGGCGCCGTACCCGATGCGGCCCCGGGGCCGCTCACCGGGCTGCGGGTCATCGAGCTCGGGGGCATCGGGCCGGGGCCGTTCTGTGCGATGCTCCTCGCCGACGCCGGCGCGGACGTGATCCGTGTCGAGCGCCCGTCGGACGTGGCCGGCACGCCCGATCCCGTCCTGCACCGGGGCCGGCGCTCGGCCGCCATCGACCTCAAGCACCCGGAAGGCGTCGACGCCGTCCTCGACCTGGTGGCGGATGCCGATGTCCTCCTGGAGGGCTTCCGGCCGGGGGTGGCCGAACGGCTCGGCGTGGGCCCCGGCCCGTGCCTGGACCGCAACCCGCGCCTGGTCTACGGACGGATGACGGGATTCGGACAGGACGGGCCGCTCGCGCCGCGGGCCGGGCACGACATCAACTACATCGCCCTGTCGGGGGCCCTGGGAGCCATCGGACCGGCCGACGGCCCGCCGGTCCTGCCGCTCAACCTGCTCGGCGACTTCGGCGGCGGTGGCGCACTGCTCGCCTTCGGTGTGCTGTGCGCGGTCGTGCAGGCAGGCGCCACCGGGAAAGGCCAGGTGGTGGACGCCGCCATGGTGGACGGGTCGGCTCAGCTGATGGCCATGATCTACGGCCGTCTGCACGAGGGGCGGTGGACCGACCGCCGGGGCGTCAACTACCTGGACGGCACAGCCCCGTTCTACGGTGTCTACCGCTGCAGCGACGGCGAGTACGTCGCGGTCGGCGCGATCGAGGCGCCCTTCTTCGCCACCCTCCTGGAACGGCTCGGTCTGGTCGCGGACGCCGACTTCGCCCAACAGTGGGACCGGTCCCGCTGGCCGGTCATGCGGCGGCGCCTGGCGGAGGTCTTCGCCGCCCGGACCCGCGACGACTGGGCCGCCGTATTCACCGACGCCGACGCCTGCGTCACCCCCGTGCTGTCGCTGGCGGAGGCACCGCACCATCCTCACAACGCCGCACGCGGCACCTTCCTCACCGACGGCACGGGAGTCCTCCAGCCCGCCCCGGCCCCCCGGTTCGGCTCCTCCACCCCTCGCCGGCACCCCCGGCCGGCCCCCCTTCCGGGCGAGCACACAGCGCAGGTCCTCGCCGAGACGGGCCGGAACCCCGAGCAGATCAAGAAGCTTTTCGACGCGGAGGTCGTGCGATGA
- a CDS encoding ABC transporter ATP-binding protein, with translation MSDAQRCFRAAREAEVLEIDGLVVRYGARAPVLRGVSLDVGGSGVVALLGSNGAGKTTLMRAVSGTLGLYGGGVTEGSVRFRGERITGADTARTVAHGLVQVPEGRHIFAGLTVEENLNAGALTVRSSAVRERTRRRMYELFPQLSERRRARGGTLSGGEQQMLAIARALMAQPRLLLLDEPSLGLAPRLVHLVGETIREISREGVPVLLVEQNAAMALSVADSACVLDLGRVVLSGPTDELAQSDDVRRLYLGADADAGQSAGGSAPRPGPGTGNTPTLSRWSG, from the coding sequence ATGAGTGACGCTCAGCGTTGCTTCAGAGCGGCAAGGGAGGCCGAAGTGCTCGAAATCGATGGACTCGTCGTCCGGTACGGCGCTCGCGCACCCGTTCTGCGGGGGGTGTCCCTGGACGTCGGCGGCAGCGGCGTCGTCGCGCTCCTCGGCAGCAACGGCGCCGGAAAGACGACGCTCATGCGCGCCGTCTCCGGCACGCTCGGCCTGTACGGCGGTGGGGTCACCGAAGGCTCCGTCCGGTTCCGTGGCGAACGGATCACCGGTGCGGACACCGCCCGCACCGTGGCGCACGGGCTCGTACAGGTACCGGAAGGACGGCACATCTTCGCCGGTCTGACGGTGGAGGAAAATCTGAACGCCGGTGCGCTCACCGTGCGGTCGTCGGCGGTGCGTGAGCGCACACGCCGTCGGATGTACGAACTCTTCCCGCAGCTCTCCGAGCGGCGACGCGCCCGTGGCGGGACGCTGTCCGGCGGCGAGCAGCAAATGCTCGCCATCGCCCGGGCGTTGATGGCGCAACCCAGACTCCTGCTTCTCGACGAGCCGTCCCTCGGCCTCGCGCCGCGGCTGGTGCATCTCGTGGGCGAGACGATCCGCGAGATCAGCCGGGAAGGGGTCCCCGTCCTGCTGGTGGAGCAGAACGCGGCGATGGCGCTTTCGGTCGCCGACTCGGCGTGTGTGCTCGACCTCGGCCGGGTCGTACTGAGCGGACCGACGGACGAACTGGCGCAGAGCGACGATGTGCGACGCCTCTACCTGGGCGCGGACGCGGACGCCGGCCAGAGCGCCGGCGGGTCCGCACCGCGGCCCGGGCCCGGAACCGGAAACACGCCGACGCTGAGCAGGTGGTCCGGATGA
- a CDS encoding class I adenylate-forming enzyme family protein, whose amino-acid sequence MTDYWPAGLPRRLDYPDVPLGAVLAGSARRYRDRAAIRDGDQVLTFTGLYEQAAAFARGLRSHGIRQGDVVALHLPNTLWFAVAYYGITLAGATACPANPAQPARALRAQLADCSAAAVVTHPGPAPVLAEAIDGLPVRLVVIVPPSASAPADRPEDCAQLFGKAGTALEALVAGQSTHPPQVLVPTDSVAQYGYTGGTTGAPKGVRILHRNIVANTIQVACWRSGALPGLDSEGGVVLTPLETSGDYALAPGSYATLCVSPLFHALGLISLNFFLLCGATTILSGRFDAESYLEQVERHRIAYIPGAPALWHALLATPGIRTRDLSSVRAVVSGGAPIDTDSLEKLTGVFPNAAVIEGYGLTEATATVSSGPIATAGLRKPGSQGVPLPDTEVEIRDPLRPGRKVPRGERGEIWVRGPQVASGYLGRPDETAAQFVDGWLRTGDTGHLDADGFLYVSGRSKDMLIYKGYNVYPRELEDILGGHPAVLQASVVGRAVPAVGEVPVAFVVPAAEPRAMAEELMEYVAERVTPYKRIREVRFVDELPLSPAGKVLKTELRRLARTTRGPGEPPSGTQESSAPDTAERQV is encoded by the coding sequence ATGACCGACTACTGGCCCGCGGGACTGCCTCGCCGCCTCGACTACCCCGATGTCCCGCTCGGCGCGGTACTCGCCGGCTCCGCCCGCCGCTACCGCGACCGGGCGGCCATACGCGACGGCGACCAGGTTCTCACCTTCACCGGCCTGTACGAACAGGCTGCCGCGTTCGCACGCGGCCTCAGGTCGCACGGCATACGGCAGGGTGACGTGGTCGCCCTTCACCTGCCCAACACCCTGTGGTTCGCCGTCGCCTACTACGGCATCACGCTCGCGGGCGCGACAGCTTGCCCGGCCAACCCCGCCCAGCCGGCCAGAGCCCTGCGCGCCCAGCTCGCCGACTGCTCCGCGGCGGCCGTGGTGACCCATCCGGGGCCGGCACCGGTGCTGGCCGAGGCGATCGACGGGCTGCCGGTCCGGCTGGTCGTCATCGTGCCGCCCAGCGCATCGGCCCCCGCCGACAGGCCGGAGGACTGCGCACAGCTCTTCGGGAAGGCGGGCACCGCCCTGGAGGCCCTCGTCGCAGGCCAGAGCACCCACCCGCCACAGGTGCTGGTCCCCACCGACTCCGTCGCCCAGTACGGGTACACCGGCGGAACCACCGGGGCGCCCAAGGGGGTGCGCATACTGCACCGCAACATCGTCGCCAACACCATCCAGGTCGCCTGCTGGCGCTCCGGGGCCCTCCCCGGGCTCGACAGCGAAGGCGGTGTGGTGCTGACCCCCTTGGAGACCTCCGGCGACTATGCACTGGCACCGGGCAGCTACGCCACGCTGTGCGTCTCGCCCTTGTTCCACGCCCTGGGCCTGATCAGCCTCAACTTCTTCCTCCTGTGCGGCGCGACCACCATCCTGAGCGGCCGCTTCGATGCGGAGTCGTACCTGGAGCAGGTGGAACGGCACCGGATCGCGTACATCCCGGGCGCCCCGGCGCTCTGGCACGCCCTGCTGGCGACACCGGGCATCCGCACGCGGGACCTCAGCTCGGTCAGGGCCGTGGTGTCGGGCGGCGCCCCCATCGACACGGACTCGTTGGAGAAGCTGACAGGGGTCTTCCCCAACGCCGCCGTCATCGAGGGTTACGGCCTGACGGAGGCGACAGCAACCGTGTCCAGTGGCCCGATCGCGACGGCCGGGCTGCGCAAGCCGGGCAGCCAGGGGGTCCCCCTTCCCGACACCGAGGTGGAGATCCGGGACCCGCTGCGTCCCGGCCGGAAGGTGCCGCGGGGCGAGCGCGGCGAGATCTGGGTGCGGGGCCCTCAGGTGGCCTCGGGCTACCTCGGCCGCCCGGACGAGACCGCCGCGCAGTTCGTCGACGGCTGGCTGCGCACCGGCGACACCGGCCACCTCGACGCGGACGGCTTCCTGTACGTCTCCGGCAGATCAAAGGACATGCTCATCTACAAGGGCTACAACGTGTACCCGCGCGAGCTGGAGGACATCCTCGGCGGACACCCGGCAGTGCTCCAGGCGTCGGTCGTCGGGAGGGCCGTGCCTGCCGTCGGCGAGGTCCCCGTCGCCTTCGTGGTCCCCGCTGCCGAGCCGCGCGCGATGGCCGAGGAGTTGATGGAGTACGTCGCGGAGCGCGTGACGCCGTACAAGCGGATCAGAGAGGTCCGTTTCGTCGACGAACTTCCCCTGTCCCCGGCTGGAAAGGTGCTGAAAACCGAGCTCCGCCGCCTGGCCCGGACGACTCGGGGCCCGGGCGAACCCCCCTCGGGCACACAGGAATCCAGCGCGCCGGACACGGCGGAAAGGCAGGTCTGA
- a CDS encoding branched-chain amino acid ABC transporter permease has translation MTRGVEILLSGVSLGLLYALIALGFVIVFKATRTVNFAHASFLLFGVWVVAQTSPHIGFAAAVALGLVAAGTLGLAVERLLLSRVDGRKHDALAILTIGVNVVLTAELSWRIGESVLPLGAPWDGHVVHFGSVVLPLSVIITIVIVPLLIAGLAAVLRHTGWGLAMRASIEDREGAALAGVRLKRVSAGAWIAAGILAVAAGIGLASFPSPGVAVSTGTAAIKALPAAIIGGLDSLGGAIVGGLVIGIAEVTVAEYQDALSFLGRGLGDVVAYVIMICILLCRPSGLFGAKEVSRA, from the coding sequence ATGACCCGCGGAGTCGAAATCCTGCTGAGCGGTGTGTCTTTGGGGTTGTTGTACGCCCTGATCGCGCTGGGCTTCGTCATCGTCTTCAAGGCGACCCGCACGGTGAACTTCGCGCACGCCTCGTTTCTGCTCTTCGGTGTGTGGGTGGTGGCGCAGACCAGCCCGCACATCGGCTTCGCGGCCGCCGTGGCGCTCGGCCTGGTCGCGGCCGGGACGCTGGGGCTGGCGGTGGAGCGACTGCTGCTGTCCCGGGTCGACGGCCGCAAGCATGACGCGCTGGCGATCCTCACCATCGGGGTCAACGTGGTGCTCACCGCGGAACTGAGCTGGCGCATCGGGGAGAGCGTGCTGCCACTCGGCGCTCCCTGGGACGGACACGTGGTCCACTTCGGCTCAGTGGTACTGCCCTTGTCCGTGATCATCACCATCGTCATCGTGCCGCTGCTGATCGCCGGTCTCGCCGCGGTCCTCCGCCACACCGGCTGGGGCCTGGCCATGCGCGCCTCGATCGAGGACCGCGAGGGCGCGGCGCTCGCCGGTGTCCGGCTGAAGCGGGTCTCGGCAGGTGCCTGGATCGCGGCCGGCATCCTCGCCGTCGCGGCCGGCATCGGTCTCGCGTCGTTCCCCAGCCCTGGCGTGGCCGTGAGCACCGGGACCGCGGCCATCAAGGCGCTCCCCGCCGCGATCATCGGCGGCCTCGACTCGCTCGGCGGGGCGATCGTGGGCGGCCTGGTCATCGGTATCGCCGAGGTGACCGTCGCCGAGTACCAGGACGCCCTCTCCTTCCTCGGGCGAGGGCTGGGGGACGTCGTGGCCTACGTGATCATGATCTGCATTCTGCTGTGCCGGCCCTCGGGCCTGTTCGGCGCGAAGGAGGTCAGCCGTGCCTGA
- a CDS encoding ABC transporter ATP-binding protein, producing MTTTPTQTAAELRVEDVSVVFSGLRALDGVSFTVRPGTIHAVIGPNGAGKTTLLNALSGIYRVASGRIMVDGQEVTGLRPDRVARRGVARTFQNIVVSPAESTLDNLMVGRHRLTRSGIAATALGLGRGEQRVHEARVRDIAEFAGLSGVLHRPAASLAYGDLKRLEFARALCLEPRLLILDEPVAGMNTAESAELARLVSAARDALGLTVVFVEHDMGVVMSIADRITVLDFGKVVTDGTPEHVRQHPEVISAYLGAPMESGNDQVAERLS from the coding sequence ATGACGACGACTCCAACGCAAACGGCAGCGGAGCTGCGTGTCGAGGACGTGAGCGTGGTGTTCAGCGGACTGCGCGCCCTTGACGGTGTGTCATTCACCGTGCGGCCCGGAACGATCCACGCCGTCATCGGTCCCAACGGTGCCGGGAAGACAACGCTGCTCAACGCCCTGTCGGGGATCTACCGTGTCGCCTCGGGCCGCATCATGGTGGACGGTCAGGAGGTGACGGGCCTGCGTCCGGACCGGGTGGCACGGAGGGGAGTCGCCCGCACCTTCCAGAACATCGTCGTGTCACCGGCCGAGTCCACACTCGACAACCTCATGGTCGGCCGGCATCGGCTGACCCGGTCCGGCATCGCCGCGACCGCCCTGGGACTGGGCCGCGGTGAACAGCGTGTCCACGAAGCGCGGGTGCGCGACATCGCGGAGTTCGCCGGCTTGTCCGGCGTTCTTCACCGCCCGGCGGCGAGTCTCGCCTACGGGGATCTCAAGCGACTGGAGTTCGCGCGGGCTCTGTGCCTGGAGCCGCGGTTGCTCATCCTCGACGAACCGGTCGCCGGGATGAACACCGCGGAGAGCGCGGAACTCGCCCGGCTGGTCTCCGCGGCACGTGACGCGCTCGGTCTGACCGTGGTGTTCGTCGAGCACGACATGGGAGTGGTCATGTCGATCGCCGACCGCATCACCGTCCTCGACTTCGGCAAGGTCGTCACGGACGGCACGCCGGAACACGTAAGGCAGCATCCGGAAGTGATCAGCGCCTATCTGGGAGCGCCCATGGAATCCGGAAACGACCAGGTGGCGGAGAGGTTGTCGTGA
- a CDS encoding TetR/AcrR family transcriptional regulator produces the protein MDAMSGKAAGKSGKAAGKSGKAADNGPSSPRGNGRDAIMDAARDVFAERGYFGASIRDIAKRADMSLSALYYYYSGKAQLFHALIEDSLDDYFRHCEKELAQAGDDPAARLAALVRVTVDYRVRRRVESLLTLQELRYLEPEYRNPIIERRHAVSGLFQKAIDDGLAGGVFRTPHPDDARRAVMAMCNAVAQWYDPSGDLGTTELCDRYVRLAFAMLGHGEAPAR, from the coding sequence ATGGATGCGATGAGCGGCAAAGCGGCGGGCAAGAGCGGCAAGGCAGCGGGCAAGAGTGGCAAGGCGGCGGACAATGGTCCCTCCAGCCCCCGGGGAAACGGCCGGGACGCCATCATGGACGCCGCACGAGATGTCTTCGCGGAGCGCGGCTACTTCGGCGCCTCCATTCGTGACATCGCCAAGCGGGCCGACATGAGTCTGTCCGCCCTCTATTACTACTACTCCGGCAAGGCGCAGCTCTTCCACGCCCTGATCGAGGACTCGCTCGACGACTACTTCCGCCACTGCGAGAAGGAACTGGCCCAGGCCGGTGACGACCCCGCCGCGCGGCTGGCCGCCCTGGTCAGAGTGACGGTCGACTACCGGGTCCGGCGGCGGGTCGAGAGTCTGCTGACCCTCCAGGAACTCCGTTATCTCGAACCCGAGTACCGCAACCCCATCATCGAAAGGCGGCACGCCGTATCGGGACTCTTCCAGAAGGCCATAGACGACGGCCTCGCCGGCGGAGTCTTCCGGACCCCGCACCCGGACGACGCCCGCCGGGCGGTCATGGCCATGTGTAACGCCGTCGCCCAGTGGTACGACCCCTCCGGCGACCTCGGGACGACGGAGCTGTGCGACCGGTACGTGCGGCTGGCGTTCGCCATGCTCGGGCACGGCGAGGCGCCGGCCCGGTAG
- a CDS encoding SDR family NAD(P)-dependent oxidoreductase: MQTSGISAVVTGGASGLGLATARRLLKAGARVTIADLPSSDGDRTVRDLGPEAVFVPADVTSTEDMTAVLDTAERTGALRAVVHCAGRGGPLRVVNKDGTAGDLDHFRAVVDVNLIGTFNVLRLAAARMARNEPLDGDRGVVVMTASVAAFEGQIGQSPYAASKAGVAGLTVCAARDLASKSIRVVTIAPGLFDTPMLGRRPKEKLDALAAAVPHPPRLGAADEYAQLALHIIDNAMLNGETIRLDGAIRLAPR, encoded by the coding sequence ATGCAGACCAGCGGAATATCCGCAGTGGTGACCGGCGGCGCGTCGGGGCTCGGCCTGGCGACGGCACGGCGCCTGCTCAAGGCCGGCGCCCGCGTCACCATCGCGGACCTGCCCTCCTCGGACGGCGACCGCACCGTCCGCGACCTCGGCCCGGAGGCCGTCTTCGTCCCCGCCGACGTGACGAGCACCGAGGACATGACCGCCGTCCTCGACACCGCCGAGCGGACAGGAGCGCTGCGCGCGGTCGTCCACTGCGCGGGCCGCGGCGGTCCGCTCCGCGTGGTCAACAAGGACGGCACCGCCGGTGATCTCGACCATTTCCGCGCCGTGGTCGACGTCAACCTGATCGGCACCTTCAATGTGCTCCGGCTCGCCGCCGCCCGCATGGCTCGCAACGAACCACTCGACGGGGACCGCGGAGTGGTGGTCATGACAGCGTCGGTCGCGGCGTTCGAGGGGCAGATCGGACAGAGCCCGTACGCGGCGTCGAAAGCCGGAGTGGCCGGCCTCACGGTGTGTGCGGCCCGGGATCTGGCGAGCAAGAGCATCCGGGTCGTCACCATCGCGCCCGGCTTGTTCGACACACCGATGCTCGGCAGGAGGCCGAAGGAGAAGCTCGACGCGCTCGCTGCCGCGGTGCCGCACCCTCCGCGCCTCGGCGCGGCGGACGAGTACGCACAACTCGCCCTGCACATCATCGACAACGCGATGCTCAACGGAGAGACCATCCGCCTCGACGGCGCGATCCGCCTGGCCCCACGCTGA
- a CDS encoding crotonase/enoyl-CoA hydratase family protein: MADEVLVEYGDDGIAVITINRPESRNAVTRAVAEAIASALDELDERDDLAVGIITGAGGTFCAGMDLKAFLRGERPHVQGRGFAGLTETPPRKPLIAAVEGYAVAGGCEIALASDLVVAAEDAKFGLPEVKRGLVAVAGGLLRLPGRIPYQIAMELALTGDVLTADRAHHYGLVNRLTPPGGALKEARLLASAIAANGPLAVRITKRILVESPGWPRDELFDRQKPITELVFNSDDAREGASAFTEKRAPVWRGR; encoded by the coding sequence GTGGCAGACGAAGTACTGGTCGAGTACGGCGACGACGGCATCGCCGTCATCACCATCAACCGGCCCGAATCCCGCAACGCGGTCACCCGAGCCGTCGCGGAGGCGATCGCATCCGCACTGGACGAGCTGGACGAGCGTGACGACCTCGCGGTCGGCATCATCACCGGCGCGGGCGGCACCTTCTGCGCGGGCATGGACCTCAAGGCGTTTCTGCGGGGCGAGCGCCCTCACGTGCAGGGGCGCGGTTTCGCCGGCCTCACCGAGACCCCGCCGCGCAAGCCGCTGATCGCCGCCGTCGAGGGCTACGCCGTGGCGGGCGGATGCGAGATCGCCCTCGCGAGTGACCTGGTCGTCGCCGCGGAGGACGCCAAGTTCGGGTTGCCCGAGGTCAAGCGCGGTCTGGTGGCGGTGGCCGGAGGACTGCTGCGACTGCCGGGCCGGATCCCGTACCAGATCGCGATGGAACTCGCTCTCACCGGCGATGTCCTCACCGCGGACCGGGCCCACCACTACGGACTGGTCAACCGGCTCACCCCGCCCGGCGGCGCGCTGAAGGAGGCGAGGCTGCTGGCCTCCGCCATCGCCGCCAACGGTCCGCTCGCCGTACGGATCACCAAACGTATCCTCGTGGAGTCTCCCGGCTGGCCACGCGACGAGCTGTTCGACCGTCAGAAACCGATCACCGAGCTGGTGTTCAACTCGGATGACGCTCGGGAAGGCGCGTCGGCCTTCACCGAGAAGCGCGCTCCCGTCTGGCGAGGCCGGTGA